One genomic window of Motacilla alba alba isolate MOTALB_02 chromosome 3, Motacilla_alba_V1.0_pri, whole genome shotgun sequence includes the following:
- the PNRC1 gene encoding proline-rich nuclear receptor coactivator 1 → MVTTTAPPPFLARISAGTEDPRRLPPSALLQRLRRGDSNCENQPSCCLAGPGGSARPALKRVRRRKGKVRPGPAGLLPSRYQQYQQHRAGLGRRTPLGTDLVTDAPPAEPPAPAPSRPAPGKPLRKEFLKNKMGKTEKAAVSYGQPVHSLHLGEQPKINRQKSKCNTPVTKIASAKKIENFWQDSVSPEIVQKQEKKPLKNTENFRNAKSKKPIALNEVSQKENYAGAKFSDPPSPSVLPKPPSHWVGGTAELSDQNRELMAVHLKTLLKVQA, encoded by the exons ATGGTTACCACCACGGCGCCGCCGCCCTTCTTGGCTCGGATCTCGGCGGGCACCGAAGACCCGCGGCGGCTGCCGCCCTCCGCCCTGCTCCAGCGCCTCCGGCGCGGGGACAGCAACTGCGAGaaccagcccagctgctgcctggcgGGCCCGGggggcagcgcccgccccgcgctgAAGAGGGTGCGGCGGAGAAAGGGAAAGgtccggcccggccccgcggggcttCTGCCCAGCCGCTACCAGCAGTACCAGCAGCACCGCGCCGGGCTGGGGAGACGGACGCCGCTCGGAACCGACTTGGTGACGGACGCCCCCCCGGCGGAGCCCCCTGCGCCTGCTCCCTCGAGACCCGCGCCCGGCAAACCCCTCAGGAAGGAG TTCTTAAAAAACAAGATGGGAAAGACAGAGAAGGCGGCCGTCTCCTACGGCCAGCCCGTTCACAGCTTACACCTGGGTGAACAACCAAAGATTAACAGGCAGAAGAGTAAGTGTAACACGCCAGTGACGAAGATCGCCTCGGCGAAAAAGATAGAGAACTTTTGGCAGGATTCTGTGTCGCCAGAAATAGTtcagaagcaggagaaaaagccacttaaaaacacagaaaacttcagaaatgcCAAGTCCAAGAAACCTATTGCCCTAAATGAAGTgagccaaaaagaaaattacgCTGGGGCAAAGTTCAGTGACCCACCATCTCCCAGTGTCCTTCCAAAGCCTCCCAGCCACTGGGTGGGTGGCACAGCTGAACTGTCTGACCAAAACAGGGAGTTGATGGCAGTCCATTTGAAAACTCTCCTAAAAGTTCAAGCGTAG
- the BORCS6 gene encoding LOW QUALITY PROTEIN: BLOC-1-related complex subunit 6 (The sequence of the model RefSeq protein was modified relative to this genomic sequence to represent the inferred CDS: inserted 3 bases in 2 codons; deleted 1 base in 1 codon), producing the protein MVGRGYPELCRGEGSSPSRDEREVVAQPEPPLGEHGGGVRRATSSSRCCYPGASRPLPPPRQPPCADGASVAPLRPAPPIAAERRPLCPRSSQWKATQTLGATPXPRGRPIRAGPPPVSESRARSARRAGGXRHRPIGMRTDSRGRASPGPSANRERRKQASARPRWAAAAGGHASLAMEEPGPVAAPPEGRGRDERSLEALSLAGGGGAAVPGRQLSEGRRATLASALELEGTVLREGRLTQFVANNLERRIRLSGAPRGESAAGGGGSSIPAIDPGALQDVVALAGQVAAQVDELLRNVHCGLQALTALSVGCIQTYRDGVESLGEAADLSIRAMYALVARCEELDRAMQPVPALAKRIRDMKGTLERLEGLCK; encoded by the exons ATGGTAGGACGTGGGTACCCAGAGTTGTGCCGGGGAGAGGGGTCAAGCCCAAGCAGGGACGAGCGG GAAGTGGTGGCGCAACCAGAGCCGCCGCTAGGAGAACATGGCGGGGGAGTGAGGcgagccaccagcagctcc cggTGTTGTTACCCGGGTGCGTCCCGCCCACTTCCGCCCCCGCGCCAACCGCCGTGCGCCGACGGCGCCAGCGTCGCCCCTctccgccccgccccgccaatcgcggcggagcggcggccTCTCTGCCCTCGCTCCAGCCAATGGAAAGCGACACAAACACTCGGGGCCACGC CCCCTAGGGGCCGCCCAATCCGGGCAGGCCCGCCCCCGGTCTCCGAGTCACGGGCTCGCAgtgcgcggcgggcgggcgg gcGCCACCGGCCAATCGGGATGCGCACGGACAGCCGAGGCCGCGCCTCCCCGGGCCCCTCAGCCAATCGCGAGAGACGTAAACAGGCGTCGGCGCGCCCCCGGtgggcggcggcagcgggcggGCACGCGTCGCTCGCCATGGAGGAGCCGGGCCCGGTCGCCGCGCCGCCGGAGGGGCGGGGGCGGGACGAGCGGAGCCTGGAGGCGCTCAGCCTGGCTGGCGGCGGAggggcggcggtgccggggcggCAGCTGTCGGAGGGGCGGCGGGCGACGCTGGCCAGCGccctggagctggaggggaCGGTGCTGCGCGAAGGGCGCCTCACCCAGTTCGTAGCCAACAACCTGGAGCGGCGGATCCGGCTGAGCGGCGCCCCGCGGGGCGAGTCtgcggcggggggcggcgggtcCTCCATCCCCGCCATCGACCCCGGGGCGCTGCAGGACGTGGTGGCCCTGGCCGGGCAGGTGGCGGCGCAGGTGGATGAACTGCTGCGGAACGTGCACTGCGGGCTGCAGGCGCTGACGGCGCTCAGCGTCGGCTGCATCCAGACCTACCGCGACGGCGTGGAGAGCCTGGGCGAGGCGGCCGACCTCAGCATCCGCGCCATGTACGCACTGGTGGCGCGCTGCGAGGAGCTGGACCGCGCCATGCAGCCCGTGCCCGCCCTGGCCAAGCGCATCCGTGACATGAAGGGCACGCTGGAGCGGCTGGAGGGGCTCTGCAAGTAg